The Pseudomonas baetica genome includes a region encoding these proteins:
- a CDS encoding MFS transporter — MTTAPSSLAQPEQPARPLTRNDYKTLSLSALGGALEFYDFIIFVFFATVVGKLFFPADMPEWLRLMQTFGIFAAGYLARPLGGIVMAHFGDLLGRKKMFTLSIFMMAVPTLIMGLLPTYAQIGMWAPILLLLMRVIQGAAIGGEVPGAWVFVSEHVPQKHMGYACGTLTSGLTAGILLGSLVATAINSIYTPVEVSDYAWRIPFLLGGVFGLFSVYLRRWLHETPVFAELQLRKALAEEVPLRAVLRDHRGAIAISMLLTWLLSAGIVVVILMTPTVLQTVYHFTPTESLQSNSLAIVFLSIGCIISGALADRFGAGRVFVFGCLGLLISSWTFYHSLADHPNWLFPLYALTGFLVGTIGAVPYVMVKAFPPVVRFSGLSFSYNVAYAIFGGLTPMVVSLLLKESAMGPAYYVAVLCAMGILVGAWLWKKGR, encoded by the coding sequence ATGACCACAGCGCCTTCGAGCCTCGCGCAGCCCGAGCAACCCGCACGACCGTTGACCCGCAATGACTACAAGACTCTGTCGCTGTCCGCCCTGGGCGGTGCGCTGGAGTTTTACGATTTCATCATCTTCGTCTTCTTCGCCACGGTGGTCGGCAAGTTGTTCTTCCCGGCCGACATGCCCGAGTGGCTGCGCTTGATGCAGACCTTCGGCATCTTCGCCGCCGGTTACCTCGCACGTCCGCTGGGCGGCATTGTCATGGCGCACTTCGGCGACCTGCTGGGGCGCAAGAAGATGTTCACCCTGAGCATCTTCATGATGGCCGTGCCGACCCTGATCATGGGTCTGCTGCCGACGTATGCGCAGATCGGTATGTGGGCGCCGATCCTTCTGTTGTTGATGCGCGTGATTCAAGGCGCGGCGATTGGCGGTGAGGTGCCGGGGGCGTGGGTCTTCGTTTCCGAACACGTACCGCAAAAGCACATGGGCTATGCCTGCGGCACGCTTACCAGCGGACTGACCGCTGGCATCCTGCTTGGCTCGCTGGTCGCCACGGCGATCAACAGCATCTATACGCCTGTGGAAGTTTCCGATTACGCCTGGCGGATTCCGTTTCTGCTTGGCGGCGTGTTCGGTCTGTTTTCGGTGTATCTGCGCCGCTGGCTGCACGAAACACCGGTGTTTGCCGAGCTGCAACTGCGCAAGGCACTGGCCGAAGAAGTGCCGCTGCGCGCGGTGCTGCGTGACCATCGCGGCGCGATTGCGATCTCGATGCTGCTGACCTGGTTGCTTTCTGCCGGGATCGTCGTGGTTATTCTGATGACGCCGACCGTGCTGCAAACGGTCTATCACTTCACGCCGACCGAGTCGCTGCAGTCGAACAGTCTGGCAATCGTGTTCCTGAGCATCGGTTGCATCATTTCCGGCGCACTGGCGGATCGTTTCGGTGCCGGTCGCGTATTTGTCTTCGGTTGCCTCGGTCTGCTGATCAGCTCGTGGACCTTCTATCACAGCCTTGCGGATCACCCGAACTGGCTGTTCCCGCTGTATGCGCTGACCGGGTTTCTGGTCGGCACCATCGGTGCGGTGCCGTATGTGATGGTTAAAGCCTTCCCGCCGGTGGTGCGTTTCAGTGGGCTGTCGTTCTCGTACAACGTGGCGTACGCGATCTTTGGTGGTTTGACGCCGATGGTGGTGAGCCTGCTGCTGAAAGAAAGCGCGATGGGGCCGGCCTACTATGTGGCGGTGCTGTGTGCGATGGGGATTCTTGTTGGCGCGTGGCTCTGGAAGAAGGGTCGCTGA
- a CDS encoding phosphate ABC transporter substrate-binding protein PstS translates to MKLKRLMAAMTFVAAGVATANAVAAVDPAIPSYTKTTGVSGNLSSVGSDTLANLMTLWAENYKKEYPNVNIQIQAAGSSTAPPALTEGTANLGPMSRKMKDNELQAFETKYGYKPTAIPVAVDALAVFVHKDNPIKGLTMEQVDAIFSSTRLCGAKTDVKTWGELGVTGDLANKPVQLFGRNSVSGTYGYFKEEALCKGDFKPNVNEQPGSASVVQSISSSLNGVGYSGIGYKTASVKTVALAKKGSTDFIEDTEENALNGKYPLSRFLYVYVNKAPNKPLAPLEAEFVKLILSKQGQEVVVKDGYIPLPAKVAAKALADLGLQEGGAVAKK, encoded by the coding sequence ATGAAACTGAAGCGTTTGATGGCGGCAATGACTTTTGTCGCTGCTGGCGTTGCGACTGCCAACGCGGTTGCCGCTGTTGACCCTGCTATCCCGAGCTACACCAAGACCACTGGTGTGTCGGGCAACCTGTCCAGCGTCGGCTCCGATACCCTGGCCAACCTCATGACCCTGTGGGCTGAGAACTACAAAAAAGAATACCCGAACGTAAACATCCAGATTCAGGCCGCCGGTTCTTCGACCGCGCCACCTGCGCTGACTGAAGGCACCGCTAACCTGGGCCCGATGAGCCGCAAGATGAAGGACAACGAGCTGCAAGCCTTCGAAACCAAATATGGCTACAAGCCAACCGCTATTCCGGTTGCCGTGGATGCCCTGGCAGTATTCGTGCACAAGGACAACCCGATCAAGGGTCTGACCATGGAGCAAGTCGACGCGATCTTCTCGTCCACTCGCCTGTGCGGTGCTAAAACCGACGTGAAAACCTGGGGCGAGCTGGGTGTGACCGGCGACCTGGCGAACAAGCCGGTTCAGTTGTTCGGTCGTAACTCGGTATCGGGCACCTACGGCTACTTCAAAGAAGAAGCCTTGTGCAAAGGCGACTTCAAGCCAAACGTCAACGAACAACCTGGTTCGGCTTCGGTCGTGCAGTCGATCAGCTCCTCGCTGAACGGCGTTGGTTACTCGGGTATCGGCTACAAGACCGCAAGCGTGAAAACGGTAGCTCTGGCCAAGAAAGGCAGCACCGATTTCATCGAAGACACCGAAGAAAACGCCCTGAACGGCAAGTACCCGCTGTCGCGCTTCCTCTACGTTTACGTCAACAAAGCCCCGAACAAGCCTCTGGCCCCGCTGGAAGCCGAGTTCGTGAAACTGATTCTGTCCAAACAGGGTCAGGAAGTTGTTGTGAAAGACGGCTACATCCCGTTGCCAGCCAAGGTTGCTGCAAAAGCACTGGCTGACCTGGGTCTGCAGGAAGGCGGCGCTGTCGCCAAGAAGTAA
- a CDS encoding ABC transporter permease subunit, with amino-acid sequence MQDAGKPLMISLEEQNQVAMRVSDKGQALFFDLDSGAELKRVDLPLPAGATVTSIGEDQPGHPLVAVGLSNGQALVFRHTYKVSYPDGKKTINPAIEYPYGETPIALNEAGGALEHVSLNATDTTLMLVGSTGSQLNVLSLTSEENMMTGEVTNEQKRIDLPQMTEPVKNIFVDPRQQWLYVVNGRAQADVFSLRDKSLNGRYKLLENADAEVTATTQLVGGISLIIGDSKGGLAQWFMARDPDGEQRLKQIRTFQMGKAPIIEITAEERRKGFLALDADGKLGVFHSTAHRTLLVDQVVEGQGLFGLSPRANRVIVEAGGKLQPLLLDNPHPEVSWSALWSKVWYENYDEPKYVWQSTAANTDFEPKLSLSPLTFGTLKAAFYAMLLAAPLAVAAAIYTAYFMAPGMRRKVKPVIELMEAMPTVILGFFAGLFLAPYVEGHLPGIFSLLMLLPIGILVAGFTFSRLPESIRLRVPDGWESALLIPVILFVGWLSLYMSPFMENWFFGGDMRMWISHDLGITYDQRNALVVGLAMGFAVIPNIYSIAEDAVFSVPRGLTLGSLALGATPWQTMTRVVILTASPGIFSALMIGMGRAVGETMIVLMATGNTPVMEMNLFEGLRTLAANVAVEMPESEVGGSHYRVLFLSALVLLLFTFVMNTLAELIRQRLRKKYSSL; translated from the coding sequence ATGCAGGACGCCGGCAAGCCGCTGATGATTTCGCTCGAAGAGCAGAATCAGGTGGCCATGCGCGTTTCCGACAAGGGCCAGGCGCTGTTCTTCGATCTCGACAGTGGCGCTGAGTTGAAGCGCGTCGATCTGCCGTTGCCGGCAGGCGCAACCGTGACCTCCATCGGTGAAGACCAGCCAGGTCATCCGCTGGTGGCCGTGGGCTTGTCCAATGGTCAGGCGCTGGTGTTCCGTCACACCTATAAAGTCAGCTACCCCGATGGCAAGAAAACCATTAACCCGGCCATCGAGTACCCGTACGGCGAAACGCCGATTGCGCTGAACGAAGCCGGCGGTGCGCTGGAACATGTCAGCCTCAACGCCACCGATACGACGCTGATGCTGGTGGGGTCGACCGGTTCGCAACTCAATGTTTTGTCGCTGACCAGCGAAGAAAACATGATGACTGGCGAAGTCACCAACGAGCAGAAGCGTATTGATCTGCCGCAGATGACCGAACCTGTGAAAAACATCTTCGTCGACCCGCGCCAGCAGTGGCTGTACGTGGTCAACGGTCGTGCCCAGGCCGACGTGTTCAGCCTGCGCGACAAGAGCCTCAACGGTCGCTACAAATTGCTCGAAAACGCTGACGCTGAAGTCACCGCGACCACGCAACTGGTCGGTGGTATCTCGCTGATCATCGGTGACTCCAAAGGTGGTCTGGCCCAGTGGTTCATGGCTCGTGACCCCGATGGCGAGCAGCGCCTGAAGCAGATTCGTACGTTCCAGATGGGCAAGGCGCCAATCATTGAGATCACCGCCGAAGAGCGCCGCAAAGGCTTCCTCGCGCTGGATGCCGACGGCAAGCTCGGCGTATTCCACAGTACGGCGCACCGCACGTTGCTGGTCGATCAGGTTGTTGAAGGCCAGGGCCTGTTCGGTCTGTCGCCGCGTGCCAACCGCGTGATCGTCGAGGCCGGCGGCAAGCTGCAACCGCTGTTGCTCGATAACCCGCACCCGGAAGTGTCCTGGAGCGCGCTGTGGAGCAAGGTCTGGTACGAGAACTACGACGAACCTAAATACGTCTGGCAATCGACTGCGGCCAACACCGATTTCGAACCGAAACTGAGCCTCTCGCCACTGACCTTCGGCACCCTGAAAGCCGCGTTCTACGCTATGTTGCTGGCCGCGCCGCTGGCCGTTGCCGCCGCGATCTACACCGCGTACTTCATGGCCCCGGGCATGCGCCGCAAGGTCAAACCGGTCATCGAACTGATGGAAGCGATGCCGACGGTGATCCTCGGTTTCTTCGCCGGTCTGTTCCTCGCGCCTTATGTGGAAGGGCATTTGCCGGGCATTTTCAGCCTGTTGATGTTGCTGCCGATCGGCATTCTGGTCGCCGGTTTCACCTTCAGCCGTCTGCCTGAGTCGATCCGCCTGAGAGTTCCGGATGGCTGGGAAAGTGCGCTGCTGATTCCGGTAATCCTGTTTGTGGGCTGGCTGTCGCTGTACATGAGCCCGTTCATGGAGAACTGGTTCTTCGGCGGCGACATGCGCATGTGGATCTCCCACGATCTGGGTATCACCTACGACCAGCGCAACGCTCTGGTAGTCGGCCTTGCCATGGGTTTTGCGGTGATCCCGAACATCTACTCGATCGCCGAAGACGCCGTGTTCAGCGTGCCACGTGGTCTGACCCTCGGTTCGCTGGCCCTCGGTGCCACGCCGTGGCAGACCATGACTCGCGTGGTGATCCTCACCGCCAGCCCGGGCATCTTCTCGGCACTGATGATCGGCATGGGCCGTGCGGTCGGTGAAACGATGATCGTGCTGATGGCCACCGGTAACACCCCGGTCATGGAAATGAACCTGTTCGAAGGCCTGCGCACCCTGGCCGCCAACGTCGCGGTGGAAATGCCCGAGTCGGAAGTCGGCGGCAGCCACTACCGCGTGCTGTTCCTCTCGGCGCTGGTGCTGCTGTTGTTCACCTTCGTCATGAACACCCTGGCAGAACTGATTCGTCAGCGTCTGCGCAAGAAATACTCGTCGCTTTAA
- the pstA gene encoding phosphate ABC transporter permease PstA, with protein sequence MKQNSLKGWFKSGAPGVWISGGAVSIAVIMTIGLLAVIAVRGLGHFWPADLIHASYDVPGQAQHLVVGEVVQKEEVPRARLKSAGLPVPDAGPEFMTRELIKVGNRDLNGNDFTWIVGEWLTNQKTPPELMAIERREWGNFYGYLVNVKQDGKVIAEGEAAWPELQARINRVNGLAAQLKSLEKTDIGAINAGLERIRLHGRKLELEGKLDATAQADMESERAELNARYQDIEARLADLHAQFNRDALTARDANGKEIEIGLGKVVHAYQPNAMSTFTKVGFYFSKIWEFLSDDPREANTEGGIFPAIFGTVMMTLIMAMIVTPFGVLAAVYLREYAKQNTLTRIIRIAVNNLAGVPAIVYGVFGLGFFVYVLGGSVDRLFFPEALPAPTFGTPGLLWASLTLALLAVPVVIVATEEGLARIPRTVREGSLALGATKAETLWKIVIPMASPAMMTGMILAVARAAGEVAPLMLVGVVKLAPSLPVDGNYPYLHLDQKIMHLGFHIYDVGFQSPNVEAARPLVYATALLLVLVIATLNLSAVYIRNHLREKYKALDS encoded by the coding sequence GTGAAACAGAACTCCCTGAAAGGATGGTTCAAGAGCGGCGCTCCAGGCGTCTGGATCAGCGGTGGCGCGGTGTCCATCGCGGTCATCATGACCATTGGCCTGCTGGCAGTGATTGCCGTGCGCGGTCTAGGTCACTTCTGGCCGGCGGATCTGATCCACGCCAGCTACGACGTGCCCGGCCAGGCCCAGCACCTGGTGGTCGGCGAAGTGGTGCAGAAAGAAGAAGTGCCCCGCGCCCGTCTGAAGAGCGCCGGTTTGCCGGTGCCAGACGCTGGCCCGGAATTCATGACCCGCGAGCTGATCAAGGTCGGCAACCGTGACCTGAACGGCAACGACTTCACCTGGATCGTCGGCGAGTGGCTGACCAACCAGAAGACGCCGCCAGAATTGATGGCGATCGAACGCCGCGAGTGGGGCAACTTCTACGGCTACCTGGTCAACGTCAAGCAGGACGGCAAGGTGATCGCCGAGGGCGAAGCCGCATGGCCTGAGCTGCAAGCGCGGATCAACCGTGTGAACGGCCTTGCTGCGCAGCTCAAGTCGCTGGAAAAGACTGACATCGGTGCGATCAACGCGGGGCTGGAGCGCATTCGTCTGCACGGTCGCAAACTGGAACTCGAAGGCAAACTCGATGCCACCGCACAAGCGGACATGGAATCCGAGCGCGCCGAGCTGAACGCACGTTATCAGGACATCGAAGCGCGTCTGGCCGACCTGCATGCGCAGTTCAACCGCGATGCCCTGACGGCTCGTGATGCCAACGGTAAAGAGATCGAAATCGGTCTGGGCAAAGTGGTTCATGCCTACCAGCCGAACGCCATGAGCACCTTCACCAAGGTTGGTTTCTACTTCAGCAAGATCTGGGAATTCCTCTCGGATGACCCGCGTGAAGCGAACACCGAAGGCGGGATCTTCCCGGCGATTTTCGGCACCGTGATGATGACCCTGATCATGGCGATGATCGTCACTCCGTTCGGCGTGCTGGCGGCGGTGTACCTGCGTGAATACGCCAAACAGAACACCCTGACGCGGATCATCCGTATCGCGGTGAACAACCTGGCGGGCGTTCCGGCGATCGTTTACGGCGTGTTTGGTCTGGGCTTCTTTGTGTACGTGTTGGGTGGTTCGGTCGACCGCTTGTTCTTCCCCGAAGCACTGCCGGCGCCGACCTTCGGTACGCCGGGCCTGCTCTGGGCTTCGTTGACCCTGGCGCTGCTGGCGGTGCCGGTGGTGATCGTGGCCACTGAAGAAGGTCTGGCACGAATCCCGCGCACCGTGCGTGAAGGCTCGTTGGCCCTCGGCGCGACCAAGGCTGAAACCTTGTGGAAGATTGTGATCCCGATGGCCAGCCCGGCCATGATGACCGGCATGATCCTCGCCGTGGCCCGCGCCGCGGGTGAAGTGGCGCCGCTGATGCTGGTGGGCGTGGTGAAACTGGCGCCGTCGCTGCCGGTGGATGGCAACTACCCGTACCTGCACCTGGATCAGAAGATCATGCACCTGGGCTTCCACATCTATGACGTCGGCTTCCAGAGCCCGAACGTCGAAGCGGCCCGTCCGCTGGTGTACGCCACAGCGCTGTTGCTGGTGTTGGTGATCGCAACACTGAACCTGTCGGCCGTTTATATCCGCAACCACCTGCGCGAAAAGTACAAAGCACTGGATAGCTGA
- the pstB gene encoding phosphate ABC transporter ATP-binding protein PstB, whose protein sequence is MQHETHTHGINMSALGRDKQSLNLEQETVAIEVPGLNLFYGDKQALYDVSLNIPKQRVTAFIGPSGCGKSTLLRTFNRMNDLVDGCRVEGAINLYGNNIYRKGEDVAELRRRVGMVFQKPNPFPKTIYENVVYGLRIQGINKKRVLDEAVEWALKGAALWDEVKDRLHESALGLSGGQQQRLVIARTIAVEPEVLLLDEPCSALDPISTLKVEELIYELKSKFTIVIVTHNMQQAARVSDYTAFMYMGKLVEFGDTDTLFTNPAKKQTEDYITGRYG, encoded by the coding sequence ATGCAGCACGAAACACATACCCACGGCATCAACATGTCAGCGTTGGGTCGCGACAAGCAGAGCCTGAATCTTGAACAGGAAACCGTGGCCATTGAAGTGCCGGGCCTGAACCTGTTCTACGGCGATAAACAAGCGCTGTACGACGTCAGCCTGAACATCCCGAAACAGCGCGTGACCGCGTTCATCGGCCCGTCTGGCTGCGGCAAGTCCACACTGCTGCGTACCTTCAACCGCATGAACGATCTGGTTGACGGCTGCCGTGTTGAAGGCGCGATCAACCTGTACGGCAACAACATCTATCGCAAGGGCGAAGACGTTGCCGAACTGCGTCGTCGCGTCGGCATGGTGTTCCAGAAGCCCAACCCGTTCCCGAAAACCATCTACGAAAACGTGGTTTACGGTCTGCGCATTCAGGGCATCAACAAGAAACGCGTTCTCGACGAAGCAGTCGAGTGGGCGTTGAAAGGCGCGGCACTGTGGGACGAAGTCAAAGACCGTCTGCACGAATCGGCCCTCGGTCTGTCCGGTGGTCAGCAGCAGCGTCTGGTCATCGCCCGCACCATCGCCGTGGAACCGGAGGTGCTGCTGCTCGACGAACCGTGCTCGGCCCTCGACCCGATCTCGACCCTGAAGGTTGAAGAGCTGATCTACGAGCTGAAATCCAAGTTCACCATCGTTATCGTCACCCACAACATGCAGCAGGCGGCGCGGGTGTCCGACTACACGGCGTTCATGTACATGGGCAAACTGGTGGAATTTGGCGACACCGATACCCTGTTCACCAATCCGGCGAAGAAGCAGACCGAAGACTACATCACCGGTCGTTATGGCTAA
- the phoU gene encoding phosphate signaling complex protein PhoU, whose protein sequence is MISKEGLTHHISAQFNAELEEVRSHLLAMGGLVEKQVNDAVTALIEADSGLAQQVREIDDQINQMERNIDEECLRILARRQPAASDLRLIISISKSVIDLERIGDEATKIARRAIQLCEEGEAPRGYVEVRHIGDQVRNMVRDALDAFARFDADLALSVAQYDKIIDREYKTALRELATYMMEDPRSISRVLSIIWVLRSLERIGDHARNISELVIYLVRGTDVRHMGLKRMKEEVEGTSGETANVPGNADDK, encoded by the coding sequence ATGATTAGCAAAGAAGGCCTTACCCACCACATTTCCGCGCAGTTCAACGCCGAACTGGAAGAAGTGCGCAGCCACCTCCTGGCCATGGGCGGGCTGGTGGAGAAGCAGGTCAACGACGCGGTGACCGCTCTGATCGAAGCCGACTCCGGTCTGGCTCAGCAGGTGCGTGAGATCGACGACCAGATCAACCAGATGGAACGCAACATCGACGAAGAATGCCTGCGCATTCTGGCCCGTCGTCAGCCGGCGGCGTCTGACCTGCGGCTGATCATCAGCATCTCCAAGTCGGTGATCGACCTTGAGCGCATTGGCGACGAAGCGACCAAGATCGCTCGCCGCGCCATTCAACTGTGCGAGGAAGGTGAAGCGCCGCGCGGTTACGTCGAGGTTCGCCACATCGGCGACCAGGTGCGCAACATGGTTCGCGATGCGCTGGACGCGTTTGCCCGCTTCGACGCCGATCTGGCCCTGTCGGTGGCGCAGTACGACAAGATCATCGACCGCGAATACAAGACCGCCCTGCGTGAACTGGCCACCTACATGATGGAAGACCCGCGCTCTATCTCGCGGGTCTTGAGCATTATCTGGGTGCTGCGTTCGCTGGAGCGTATCGGCGACCACGCGCGCAACATCTCTGAGCTGGTGATCTATCTGGTGCGCGGCACCGATGTGCGTCACATGGGCCTCAAGCGCATGAAGGAAGAAGTTGAAGGCACAAGCGGTGAAACCGCTAATGTTCCGGGCAATGCTGACGATAAGTAA
- a CDS encoding response regulator has protein sequence MSKISVLVVDDASFIRDLVKKCLRNYFPGIRTEDAVNGKKAQAMLAKEAFDLVLCDWEMPEMSGLELLTWCREQDNLKTMPFVMVTSRGDKENVVQAIQAGVSGYVSKPFTNEQLLTKVKQALNKVGKLDTLMNSAPTKMNSAFGNDSLSALTGGKAAVIGGAPAAAAVNPFAKPAVVAPTPAAAPSRGLLNSPPVKAPAASAAPAGGRGQGQLRLPSGNQQCVIKALSIKEALLVVKRTDTLPQILDSAVLDLEQGDNAEIARLNGYLHAIVAFEQKADSDWLQLTFRFVDQDAQKLDYISRLIARGTAQKHFVPGA, from the coding sequence ATGAGCAAGATCAGTGTGTTGGTCGTGGACGATGCTTCGTTCATTCGTGACCTGGTGAAAAAGTGCCTGCGTAATTACTTCCCGGGGATCCGCACCGAGGACGCCGTCAACGGTAAAAAGGCCCAGGCCATGCTGGCCAAGGAAGCGTTCGACCTGGTTCTGTGCGACTGGGAAATGCCGGAAATGTCCGGCCTTGAGCTGCTGACCTGGTGCCGCGAGCAAGACAACCTCAAGACCATGCCGTTCGTAATGGTCACCAGCCGTGGCGACAAGGAAAACGTCGTCCAGGCGATTCAGGCCGGTGTTTCCGGTTACGTCAGCAAGCCGTTCACCAACGAGCAACTGCTGACCAAGGTCAAACAGGCGCTGAATAAGGTCGGCAAGCTCGACACCTTGATGAACAGCGCGCCAACCAAGATGAACTCGGCATTCGGCAACGACTCCCTCAGCGCATTGACCGGCGGCAAGGCTGCCGTGATCGGCGGTGCCCCGGCGGCCGCTGCGGTCAACCCGTTCGCCAAGCCAGCCGTTGTCGCGCCGACGCCAGCCGCTGCACCGTCGCGTGGTCTGCTCAACAGCCCGCCGGTCAAAGCGCCAGCCGCTTCGGCAGCGCCTGCAGGTGGTCGTGGGCAAGGCCAGTTGCGCCTGCCAAGCGGCAACCAGCAATGCGTGATCAAGGCCCTGAGTATCAAGGAAGCGCTGTTGGTGGTGAAACGCACCGACACCCTGCCGCAGATCCTCGACAGCGCCGTGCTCGATCTGGAGCAGGGCGACAACGCTGAAATCGCCCGCCTCAACGGTTACCTGCACGCGATCGTCGCTTTTGAGCAGAAAGCCGACAGCGACTGGCTGCAACTGACCTTCCGCTTCGTCGATCAGGACGCGCAGAAGCTCGACTACATTTCCCGCCTGATCGCCCGTGGCACGGCGCAGAAGCACTTTGTCCCCGGCGCGTAA
- a CDS encoding peptidoglycan DD-metalloendopeptidase family protein, with protein MLARLLFFIGLVLASSSVVAMTIYKSTDANGVVSYSDRPSKGSQVFVFQDRMVERLERQVYLDIKKQKGADVVFVRNALYAPVEIALAFTGISNVRGVPTKTIRRVLPARSNTRLALLTAITAGKPLVYSPQFQYALGDPGGAAQGYRYPLPWRGGPFRLSQGAEGQYSHYGPKNKYAMDIAMPVGTPIIAARAGVVVKTENSQSGRGTDPSGNFVRVLHDDGTMGVYLHLKQGSVSVREGQRVTVGSPLALSGNTGNSSGPHLHFVVQRNTGLGLVSIPYQFNQPLGALPNFALGKQ; from the coding sequence ATGCTCGCTCGCCTGCTGTTTTTCATTGGTCTTGTCCTGGCTTCCTCCTCGGTTGTGGCCATGACCATCTACAAATCCACCGATGCCAACGGCGTGGTCTCGTACAGCGACCGTCCGAGCAAAGGCTCGCAGGTGTTCGTCTTTCAGGATCGGATGGTTGAACGTCTTGAGCGGCAGGTGTACCTCGACATCAAGAAGCAGAAGGGCGCCGACGTGGTGTTCGTGCGCAACGCTCTGTATGCGCCGGTCGAGATTGCGCTGGCATTTACCGGCATCAGCAATGTGCGCGGCGTGCCGACTAAAACGATCCGCCGCGTGCTGCCGGCACGCAGCAATACCCGGTTGGCGTTGCTGACGGCGATTACCGCTGGCAAGCCACTGGTGTATTCGCCGCAGTTTCAATATGCGTTGGGTGATCCTGGCGGAGCGGCCCAGGGCTATCGCTATCCGCTGCCATGGCGTGGGGGGCCGTTTCGCTTGAGTCAGGGCGCCGAGGGCCAATACAGCCATTACGGGCCGAAGAACAAGTATGCGATGGACATCGCCATGCCGGTGGGCACGCCGATCATTGCCGCGCGGGCAGGGGTGGTGGTGAAAACCGAGAACTCGCAGAGTGGCCGCGGCACCGACCCTTCCGGCAATTTCGTGCGAGTGCTGCACGACGACGGCACGATGGGCGTGTACCTGCATCTCAAGCAAGGATCGGTGAGCGTGCGCGAGGGGCAGCGCGTGACGGTGGGCAGCCCACTGGCGCTGTCGGGCAACACGGGCAACAGCAGCGGCCCGCACCTGCACTTTGTGGTGCAGCGCAATACCGGGCTGGGGCTGGTGTCGATACCGTATCAGTTCAACCAGCCGCTGGGGGCTTTGCCCAACTTTGCGTTGGGCAAGCAATAG